One window of Flavobacteriales bacterium genomic DNA carries:
- a CDS encoding alpha/beta hydrolase, with the protein MALFILSALGLLLLAYSGICLFYWVFQEKFIFVRFTLPERFNFNFAQPFEELRMERPDGAVLHALHFTVPKPEGAVLYLHGNTGSLRRWGKRAPRFTTLRHAVLMPDYRGYGKSSGRLSEAALHADALAWFDRLAELYGEGNVVIYGRSLGSGMAVPIAAARSPRSLILESPYASFLDVARHYLAILPYRWLLKYRFRSDVAIKGVKCPVFIFHGKRDPLVPYSSALRLYASIPVEVHRELVTFSKGYHSDLAGYPRFRKKLRTILTMDRGPAPAR; encoded by the coding sequence GTGGCACTCTTCATCCTTTCCGCCCTTGGCCTGCTGTTGCTGGCCTACTCGGGGATCTGCTTGTTCTATTGGGTCTTTCAGGAGAAGTTCATCTTCGTCCGCTTTACTCTGCCAGAGCGGTTCAATTTCAACTTTGCACAGCCCTTCGAGGAACTGCGGATGGAACGGCCGGACGGGGCAGTCCTGCATGCACTGCATTTTACGGTGCCGAAGCCCGAAGGGGCGGTGCTGTACCTCCATGGCAACACAGGAAGCCTGCGACGGTGGGGGAAACGGGCCCCGCGCTTCACCACCCTGCGCCATGCCGTGCTCATGCCGGATTACCGGGGCTATGGCAAGAGCTCGGGAAGGCTCTCGGAGGCGGCTTTGCACGCGGATGCGCTCGCCTGGTTCGACCGCTTGGCGGAGCTTTACGGTGAAGGGAATGTGGTGATCTACGGCCGGTCTCTCGGTTCCGGGATGGCAGTGCCCATCGCCGCCGCACGGTCCCCCCGCTCGCTGATCTTGGAATCCCCTTATGCCAGTTTTCTGGACGTGGCCCGCCATTATCTCGCCATCCTGCCATACCGCTGGTTGCTGAAGTACCGCTTTCGGAGCGATGTGGCGATCAAGGGCGTAAAATGCCCGGTCTTCATCTTCCATGGCAAGCGCGACCCTTTGGTCCCTTATAGCAGTGCCTTGCGCCTATATGCTTCCATCCCCGTGGAGGTACACCGCGAGCTGGTCACCTTTTCCAAGGGCTACCACAGCGATCTGGCGGGCTATCCGCGTTTCCGGAAAAAGCTCCGGACCATTTTGACCATGGACCGCGGTCCTGCCCCGGCCCGTTAA